A section of the Ruania halotolerans genome encodes:
- a CDS encoding carbohydrate ABC transporter permease: MSPRDVDPRTLRVHRVPAPVRHFLSRVLLVVGLGLVVVFFAVPMLWLVTAPFDADPSLRVSWPDWTLANFATIAENRYALGALGNSILLGAGTMALVLTLGSLAAYALSRVRIPGRDGLLYALLLLSSIVTGTAAMVPTFQLITQIGLIDTHVGVILVIAGGVLPTVIFILKDFMDSIPKSYEESARLYGASPLQILWHVVVPTARPGLAFVAVWAVVQVWGNFLVPFLLLRSPDLQPAAVLMYTFYTEGGQPNLRLLSAFALVFSVPVIVMYFLVNRRFGFRFHGGIKS; encoded by the coding sequence ATGAGCCCCCGCGACGTCGACCCGAGGACGCTTCGCGTGCATCGGGTGCCGGCACCGGTGCGGCACTTCCTTTCCCGCGTACTGCTCGTGGTGGGTCTGGGGCTGGTGGTGGTCTTCTTCGCCGTGCCGATGCTCTGGTTGGTGACCGCCCCGTTCGATGCCGACCCGAGCCTGCGGGTGTCCTGGCCCGATTGGACGCTGGCGAACTTCGCCACCATCGCCGAGAACCGGTATGCGCTCGGTGCACTCGGCAACTCCATCCTGCTCGGAGCGGGCACGATGGCCCTGGTCCTCACCCTCGGCTCGTTGGCGGCGTACGCCCTCTCCCGGGTACGGATTCCGGGGCGCGACGGGTTGCTCTACGCCTTGTTGCTGCTGAGTTCGATCGTCACCGGAACCGCCGCCATGGTGCCGACCTTCCAGCTGATCACCCAGATCGGCCTGATCGATACCCATGTCGGAGTGATCCTGGTGATAGCCGGCGGGGTGCTGCCCACCGTGATCTTCATCCTCAAGGACTTCATGGACTCGATCCCGAAGTCCTATGAGGAGTCAGCTCGCCTGTACGGGGCGAGTCCGCTGCAGATCCTCTGGCACGTCGTGGTGCCGACAGCGCGCCCCGGACTGGCGTTCGTGGCCGTCTGGGCCGTGGTGCAGGTGTGGGGCAACTTCCTGGTGCCGTTCCTGTTGCTGCGCAGCCCGGACCTGCAACCAGCCGCGGTGTTGATGTACACCTTCTACACCGAGGGCGGGCAGCCGAACCTGCGGCTCCTCTCGGCCTTTGCGCTCGTGTTCTCCGTCCCGGTGATCGTCATGTATTTCCTCGTCAACCGCCGCTTCGGCTTCCGCTTCCACGGAGGGATCAAATCCTGA
- a CDS encoding zinc-binding dehydrogenase, translating to MEILNEQHAEHATMRALIQRERSGPSGLALSLNHPRPTAAGPGAYLIRVSVAGVNFADVMQAHGTYAGGPQVPYVAGFEAAGEIIAVGTGIDHPIPVGTHVIGTGRGSFAEYMAMPAAGVRPVPTGWSDAAALGMVLNWATALAALRTLGEIATGDVVLIHAAAGGVGQAAIRLAKHYGDRVIATASRAKHDTVMSLGADVVLDSACPDLAEEITRHVGAVDLVLESVGKATFQASLSVTRPFTGRVIVLGAASGDASVTTHDLVFSHRVHLQGLHIGALAATVPAIYREVLDELDTLIAHGVYTPGTPRVHRLSAGPALLCDVEMGRTRGKHALDPWR from the coding sequence ATGGAAATCCTGAACGAGCAACACGCTGAGCATGCAACGATGCGGGCTTTGATCCAGCGAGAGCGCAGCGGTCCGAGTGGCCTGGCTCTTTCGCTGAACCACCCCCGACCCACCGCCGCGGGCCCGGGCGCGTACCTCATCCGGGTGAGCGTCGCAGGGGTTAACTTCGCCGACGTCATGCAGGCCCATGGAACGTACGCAGGCGGACCTCAGGTTCCCTACGTCGCGGGTTTCGAGGCCGCAGGCGAGATCATTGCTGTCGGTACGGGGATCGATCACCCGATCCCGGTGGGCACGCATGTGATCGGGACCGGCAGGGGTTCGTTCGCGGAGTACATGGCCATGCCGGCTGCGGGAGTACGCCCGGTCCCGACAGGGTGGAGTGACGCGGCGGCCCTGGGAATGGTGCTGAACTGGGCCACCGCCTTGGCAGCGCTGCGGACCCTGGGTGAGATCGCGACCGGTGACGTGGTGCTGATTCACGCTGCGGCTGGGGGTGTGGGGCAGGCGGCCATCCGACTTGCCAAGCACTACGGTGACCGCGTGATCGCCACTGCCTCGCGGGCGAAGCACGACACAGTCATGTCGCTTGGCGCGGATGTCGTCCTGGACAGCGCCTGCCCCGACCTGGCCGAGGAGATCACCCGCCACGTCGGCGCGGTCGACCTGGTTCTCGAGTCTGTGGGAAAGGCGACGTTCCAGGCCAGTCTGTCGGTGACCAGACCGTTCACCGGACGAGTCATCGTTCTCGGAGCAGCGTCCGGAGATGCGAGTGTGACCACCCACGATTTGGTGTTCTCCCACCGGGTGCACCTTCAGGGGCTACACATCGGCGCGTTGGCTGCCACGGTACCCGCCATCTACCGAGAGGTGCTCGACGAGCTCGACACGCTCATCGCGCACGGTGTCTACACGCCGGGGACTCCCCGAGTTCATCGCCTGAGCGCGGGCCCGGCCCTCCTCTGTGACGTGGAAATGGGCCGTACGCGCGGTAAGCATGCCCTCGACCCGTGGCGCTAG
- a CDS encoding MerR family transcriptional regulator, whose product MRPMLRAGVKISEAAQASGVSIRSLRFYEDEGLIVPGRCSNSYRDFCPGTIDRVRLIRSLLESGLPVSLIRQLLPYVTEGSTVSAALLRPELRAAIGDYRDRLVDRIGVLTTQRLALDSFLEETRDGVQRS is encoded by the coding sequence ATGCGGCCCATGTTGCGCGCTGGTGTGAAGATCAGTGAGGCGGCACAGGCCAGCGGCGTGAGCATCAGATCGTTGCGCTTCTACGAGGATGAAGGTCTGATCGTGCCCGGTCGTTGCAGCAACAGCTACCGTGACTTCTGCCCCGGCACCATCGACCGGGTCCGCCTGATCCGCTCGCTGCTCGAATCGGGCCTGCCGGTGAGTCTGATCAGGCAGTTGCTGCCGTACGTCACGGAGGGGTCCACGGTGAGCGCTGCCCTCCTGCGCCCGGAGTTGCGCGCAGCGATCGGTGACTATCGCGACCGGCTCGTCGATCGCATCGGCGTGCTCACCACGCAACGCCTAGCACTCGATTCCTTTCTTGAGGAAACGCGAGACGGCGTTCAACGATCGTGA
- a CDS encoding extracellular solute-binding protein, giving the protein MRKRQAAAITSAVAASALLLGACNGNGGNGSDGTGDGGSDGALTLTITTNAIAGGKNAAEAEWIESWVIPEFEAMMAERDQDVTVVFDPQGVDDEDYKTKISLDLQSGGGADIIGMDGIWVGEFAEAGYIQPLGAVGGTAVDEWDGWEQIPEAVQGALAFNGERYGVPQGADGRVLYYNRDLFAEAGLPQDWQPTSWAELLDAARALDELDGVIPLQLNAGVAMGEATTMQGVLPMLVGTGAQVHENDQWIGATEELRQVLDLYRTIYVDSDLGDPVLQVEAAGRDSSFAAFAAGEIGILLEGDYFWRSVINPAEGVGTAPMENRDEVVGYALIPAMTPGSGVNGQDFVSMSGGTGRVLNPNSENPELAWELLAFMNSAQAYQTANEGSVRISPREDVNAEALADDPMLTFVSEQVLPITAYRPGLSAYPQVSVALQEATDAVVAGEPVDEALSTYADNVADIVGSEAVRND; this is encoded by the coding sequence ATGAGGAAGCGGCAGGCGGCAGCGATCACATCGGCGGTGGCGGCCTCGGCCCTGCTGCTCGGTGCGTGCAACGGCAACGGGGGCAATGGCTCCGACGGCACCGGTGACGGTGGCTCCGATGGGGCCCTCACCCTGACCATCACCACGAACGCGATCGCCGGTGGCAAGAATGCCGCCGAAGCGGAGTGGATCGAGTCCTGGGTGATCCCCGAGTTCGAAGCGATGATGGCCGAGCGGGATCAGGATGTCACCGTCGTCTTCGACCCCCAGGGCGTGGACGATGAGGATTACAAGACGAAAATCTCCCTGGATCTGCAGTCCGGCGGTGGTGCCGACATCATCGGCATGGACGGCATCTGGGTAGGTGAGTTTGCCGAGGCGGGCTACATCCAGCCGCTGGGCGCAGTTGGCGGCACCGCCGTGGACGAGTGGGACGGGTGGGAGCAGATCCCTGAGGCTGTGCAGGGTGCGCTGGCGTTCAACGGCGAGCGATACGGAGTCCCCCAGGGTGCCGATGGGCGGGTGCTCTACTACAACCGGGATCTGTTCGCCGAGGCAGGTTTGCCGCAGGACTGGCAGCCCACCAGTTGGGCGGAGCTACTCGATGCGGCCCGCGCTCTCGACGAACTGGACGGTGTTATCCCCCTCCAGCTCAACGCTGGGGTGGCCATGGGTGAGGCCACCACGATGCAGGGTGTCCTCCCGATGCTGGTGGGCACCGGCGCCCAGGTGCACGAGAACGACCAGTGGATCGGCGCCACGGAGGAGTTGCGTCAGGTGCTGGACCTGTACCGCACCATCTATGTCGACTCAGACCTTGGCGACCCGGTGCTCCAGGTGGAGGCGGCCGGCCGGGACTCCTCCTTCGCCGCGTTCGCGGCCGGTGAGATCGGCATCCTGCTCGAAGGTGACTACTTCTGGCGTTCGGTGATCAATCCCGCCGAAGGGGTGGGCACGGCACCGATGGAGAACCGGGACGAGGTGGTCGGATACGCGCTGATCCCGGCGATGACACCCGGGTCCGGTGTGAACGGTCAGGACTTCGTTTCCATGTCCGGCGGCACCGGCCGCGTGCTGAACCCGAACAGTGAGAACCCCGAGCTCGCCTGGGAGCTGCTCGCGTTCATGAACTCGGCACAGGCCTACCAGACGGCCAACGAGGGCAGCGTGCGGATCTCGCCCCGGGAGGACGTCAACGCCGAGGCACTCGCCGACGATCCGATGTTGACCTTCGTCTCGGAACAGGTGCTGCCGATCACGGCCTACCGGCCGGGCCTGTCGGCCTATCCGCAGGTGTCGGTGGCACTCCAGGAAGCCACGGACGCAGTGGTGGCTGGAGAACCCGTGGACGAGGCGCTGAGCACCTATGCGGACAACGTTGCCGACATCGTGGGTTCCGAGGCCGTACGGAATGACTGA
- a CDS encoding carbohydrate ABC transporter permease, which produces MTDLRTRRADDVAGLGRWRAGAFVAPALAVIGLFLVFPAVWTLYLGLTNYRLTGLAAAEPEFVGLDNYASALGDPDFWRSLWLTLIFVLLSGVLGQTMLGFSIAWALRRAPRSVRTVVETLVLAAWVVPASVASFLWLALLDRRGGSLNAMLGTEGAAWLIDHPMASIIVFNVWVGTAFSMLLFSSALAAVPPSQLESARMVGAGGWAQLRDVVLPNIRGHLLTNTLLITLWTFNTFTPYLLTAGGPRGESEILAVYIYTTAIPGGQLGMGAAISLIMLAINLVIALGYLRVARAAAGGQR; this is translated from the coding sequence ATGACTGACCTGCGCACCCGGCGCGCCGACGATGTGGCCGGGTTGGGTCGCTGGCGCGCTGGTGCGTTCGTCGCGCCCGCCCTGGCCGTGATCGGCTTGTTCCTCGTGTTCCCGGCGGTGTGGACGCTCTACCTGGGGCTGACGAACTACCGGCTCACCGGGCTGGCGGCCGCAGAACCGGAGTTCGTGGGCCTGGACAACTACGCCTCTGCACTGGGCGATCCGGATTTCTGGCGCTCGCTGTGGCTCACCCTGATTTTCGTCCTGCTCAGCGGCGTGCTCGGGCAGACGATGCTCGGTTTCTCGATCGCATGGGCGTTGCGGCGCGCCCCGCGGTCGGTGCGCACCGTGGTGGAGACTCTCGTGCTCGCCGCCTGGGTGGTTCCGGCGTCGGTGGCGTCCTTCCTCTGGTTGGCGCTGCTGGACCGGCGCGGCGGGAGCTTGAACGCGATGCTCGGTACCGAGGGGGCTGCGTGGTTGATCGATCACCCGATGGCGAGCATCATCGTGTTCAACGTGTGGGTGGGGACGGCGTTCTCGATGCTGCTGTTCTCCTCGGCACTGGCGGCCGTACCGCCCTCGCAACTGGAGAGCGCCCGGATGGTGGGGGCTGGCGGCTGGGCGCAGTTGCGGGACGTGGTGCTGCCCAACATCCGCGGCCATCTGCTCACGAACACGCTGCTGATCACCCTGTGGACGTTCAACACCTTCACCCCGTACCTGCTCACGGCGGGAGGCCCACGCGGGGAGTCGGAGATCCTCGCCGTCTACATCTACACCACGGCAATCCCGGGCGGTCAGCTCGGGATGGGTGCCGCGATCTCGCTGATCATGCTGGCCATCAACCTGGTGATCGCGCTCGGCTACCTGCGGGTGGCCCGCGCGGCCGCCGGAGGCCAACGATGA
- a CDS encoding ABC transporter ATP-binding protein translates to MAAITSTALVKEYPGGVRGVDGVDLEVRDGEFFALLGPSGCGKTTLLRSIAGLESITEGSLEIGARDVTDTEPGERGVAMVFQDYALFPHMDVADNIAYPLKIRRVRRSARRDTAEEVGEGLSLDGLMGRRPGQLSGGQQQRVALARAVATRPDVLLLDEPLSNLDARLRLEARTFLKELQRDLKVTTVFVTHDQAEALALADRIAVMREGKLQQVGAPREVFRRPATTFVASFIGSTPMNLLPGTIADGAVHLRGADQAAVSLPRGVEAAEGTEVIWGARPEYLGWSSEPLADGAGVAAEVTVTESLGATTLVTTHTGDQRIQVVVDEDDEPEPGARGWVVVPPHRTLLFDAESTALIEAVDAPAIRELPDRRGR, encoded by the coding sequence ATGGCAGCCATCACTTCAACCGCACTCGTCAAGGAATACCCCGGTGGGGTGCGAGGGGTGGACGGGGTGGACCTGGAGGTCCGTGACGGTGAGTTCTTCGCTCTCCTCGGCCCATCCGGGTGCGGGAAGACCACGCTACTGCGTTCGATCGCCGGTCTGGAGTCGATCACCGAAGGGAGCTTGGAGATCGGTGCGCGCGATGTCACCGACACAGAGCCGGGTGAGCGCGGGGTGGCGATGGTGTTCCAGGACTACGCCCTGTTTCCCCACATGGATGTGGCCGACAACATCGCCTACCCGCTGAAGATCCGCCGGGTGCGCCGTTCTGCCCGGCGGGACACGGCCGAAGAGGTCGGCGAAGGCCTGTCCTTGGACGGGTTGATGGGCCGTCGGCCCGGGCAGCTCTCCGGCGGTCAGCAGCAGCGGGTCGCACTCGCCCGCGCGGTGGCCACCCGGCCCGATGTGCTTCTCCTGGACGAGCCACTCTCCAATTTGGACGCCCGGCTACGCCTGGAGGCACGCACATTCCTGAAGGAACTCCAGCGCGACCTCAAGGTCACCACGGTGTTCGTGACCCACGACCAGGCCGAGGCACTCGCCCTGGCGGACCGGATCGCCGTCATGCGGGAGGGCAAACTCCAGCAGGTGGGCGCGCCCCGGGAGGTATTCCGCCGCCCGGCCACCACATTCGTGGCCTCGTTCATCGGCTCCACACCGATGAACCTGCTGCCGGGAACGATCGCCGACGGCGCCGTGCACCTGCGCGGAGCCGATCAGGCGGCCGTATCCCTCCCGCGGGGCGTCGAGGCAGCCGAAGGGACCGAAGTGATCTGGGGTGCACGCCCCGAGTACCTGGGCTGGTCCAGTGAGCCGCTCGCCGACGGCGCAGGGGTCGCCGCCGAGGTGACGGTCACCGAAAGCCTGGGGGCCACCACCCTGGTGACCACACACACCGGCGACCAGCGCATCCAGGTCGTGGTGGACGAGGACGACGAACCCGAGCCTGGTGCCCGTGGCTGGGTGGTGGTGCCGCCGCATCGCACGCTGCTGTTCGATGCGGAGTCCACGGCGCTGATCGAGGCGGTTGATGCGCCGGCCATCCGCGAACTGCCCGATCGGCGCGGCCGCTGA